The proteins below come from a single Anaerolineae bacterium genomic window:
- a CDS encoding tyrosine recombinase yields MEEQVQAFLDYLIVEKKSSANTIAAYRNDLTQFLSYIHSNAQFTPPVDWPAVQRQHLLGYVLSLKERGYTSSTVARKVAAVKSFFQFIHHAGIIPEDPAASLDSPKVKKQPPKAISQAQVERLLAEPAKDHSPKGLRDYALMELLYATGMRVTELVSLDLTDVNIAAGTVRCAANGERERIIPINAQTVRVLQEYIEHGRPQLGAGEEERALFVNHRGQRLTRQGLWLIVKSYVQAVGIDDEITPHTLRHSFAAHMLSKGAELRDVQRLLGHASIATTHIYASLTHGQPRDSSLEATSRA; encoded by the coding sequence ATGGAAGAGCAGGTCCAGGCTTTCTTGGACTACCTGATCGTGGAGAAGAAATCCTCGGCCAATACCATCGCAGCGTACCGTAACGATTTGACCCAATTTCTCTCCTATATCCACAGCAATGCTCAATTCACTCCTCCGGTTGATTGGCCAGCCGTCCAAAGGCAACATCTCCTTGGCTATGTTTTGTCTCTGAAAGAGCGCGGCTACACTTCCTCCACGGTGGCTCGCAAGGTGGCGGCTGTGAAGTCCTTTTTCCAGTTCATCCACCATGCAGGTATCATCCCTGAAGACCCGGCGGCCTCCTTGGACTCCCCCAAAGTCAAAAAACAGCCCCCCAAGGCGATCTCTCAGGCTCAGGTCGAGCGGTTGTTGGCCGAGCCAGCGAAGGATCACAGCCCCAAGGGACTGCGGGATTACGCGCTGATGGAGTTGCTCTATGCCACCGGCATGCGGGTGACTGAGCTCGTTTCCCTAGATCTGACAGATGTGAACATCGCTGCCGGAACCGTACGATGCGCCGCCAATGGCGAAAGAGAGCGGATCATCCCCATCAACGCGCAGACTGTACGGGTGTTGCAGGAGTATATCGAACATGGTCGGCCTCAACTGGGTGCTGGTGAAGAGGAACGCGCCCTGTTTGTCAACCACCGGGGCCAACGCCTGACGCGGCAGGGCTTGTGGTTGATCGTGAAGTCATACGTTCAGGCCGTGGGGATTGACGATGAGATCACGCCACATACCCTACGTCATTCCTTTGCGGCTCATATGCTGAGTAAAGGAGCTGAGCTGCGCGACGTCCAAAGACTTCTGGGCCATGCTAGCATCGCCACGACCCATATTTATGCTTCGCTCACCCACGGACAGCCGCGAGACTCTTCTCTGGAAGCCACATCGAGGGCATAG
- a CDS encoding serine/threonine protein kinase, which produces MQAHELVGRRLGRYQIERTLGVGGVAAVYAALDTALRRPVALKVLLPYPALPPAVLERFRLEAVTAARLDHPNIVPIYDVGEADGLVYIAMKLIPGETLGDVLARAGRLDESDVAELGIQIAEALDYAHSKGVIHRDVKPANILLAWNVDDETGVRHCHAYLTDFGVARALDAPDLTQAGLTVGTPAYMSPEQAAGERSLDGRSDLYSLGVVLYHCLAGRPPFVGGTAHVLHAHVYNTPPPLPPDVSPGMAAVVARALCKDRAGRYQTGAEMAAALRALQVSERTQDQAATALVEIAHPNERLSGRAARLRRRFLLGLLALIMAGTGMGLLMTSRWHISKPATTVAIAPTADDEMLTLSPILSPTDMPSPPPTFTPLPTDTATPLPTATWTPSATPRPASIAPPPPTETPTGTSTPVFHCPLAPHPVFSEWLMVSGQLDQIGCPIDDAVTSLAIAQQFEHGQMIWRQDRRWIYAAYDDGTWEVFEDTWEEGDPSLDPELTPPAGMLQPQGRLGKVWREQPHVQGRLGWAISVEVAFEGVFQPFERGELIAWPPGQMYVLLESLRLRMLSLERGSQMRQDFSEEARHPLRLL; this is translated from the coding sequence ATGCAAGCTCACGAGCTGGTCGGCAGACGGCTGGGGCGTTACCAGATCGAGCGGACGCTGGGCGTGGGCGGTGTGGCTGCCGTCTATGCTGCGTTGGACACTGCGCTGCGCCGTCCTGTCGCCCTTAAGGTATTGCTCCCCTATCCGGCTTTGCCCCCTGCTGTTCTCGAGCGCTTCCGTCTGGAGGCTGTCACCGCAGCTCGGCTGGATCACCCCAACATTGTGCCGATCTACGACGTGGGAGAGGCTGACGGCCTGGTGTATATCGCCATGAAGCTAATCCCAGGTGAGACCCTGGGCGACGTACTGGCGCGGGCTGGACGGCTGGACGAATCCGATGTGGCAGAGTTGGGCATCCAAATCGCCGAGGCATTGGATTATGCCCATAGCAAAGGGGTGATTCATCGCGATGTGAAGCCGGCGAATATCCTACTGGCATGGAATGTAGACGATGAGACCGGCGTGCGCCACTGCCATGCCTATCTGACCGACTTCGGCGTCGCCCGGGCGTTGGATGCGCCCGATCTCACCCAGGCAGGGCTGACCGTAGGCACCCCAGCGTATATGTCGCCGGAACAGGCCGCCGGCGAGCGCTCGCTGGACGGCCGTAGCGACCTTTACAGCCTCGGTGTGGTGCTGTATCACTGTCTGGCTGGCCGCCCGCCCTTCGTCGGCGGAACCGCGCATGTGTTACATGCGCATGTGTATAACACACCCCCGCCTCTGCCGCCAGACGTCTCGCCTGGCATGGCCGCCGTGGTGGCAAGGGCCCTGTGCAAAGACCGAGCTGGGCGCTACCAGACCGGCGCAGAGATGGCCGCCGCCCTACGAGCGCTCCAGGTGAGCGAGCGGACGCAGGATCAAGCAGCGACGGCTTTGGTTGAAATAGCTCACCCTAATGAAAGGCTAAGTGGCCGCGCGGCCCGACTCCGCCGGCGTTTCCTCCTTGGGCTGTTAGCTCTGATCATGGCGGGAACAGGGATGGGGCTGCTGATGACTAGTCGCTGGCACATCTCTAAGCCAGCGACGACGGTGGCCATCGCTCCAACAGCCGACGACGAGATGCTAACCCTGAGCCCAATCCTATCGCCCACCGACATGCCTTCCCCACCCCCCACATTCACGCCGCTGCCCACAGATACCGCTACTCCCCTGCCCACGGCGACGTGGACACCTTCCGCCACGCCACGGCCGGCTTCAATTGCTCCGCCACCTCCTACTGAGACGCCAACGGGAACATCGACGCCGGTCTTTCACTGTCCTTTGGCCCCACATCCGGTCTTCAGCGAGTGGCTAATGGTTTCTGGCCAACTTGATCAGATCGGCTGTCCCATAGATGATGCAGTTACATCGCTCGCCATCGCCCAACAGTTCGAACACGGACAGATGATCTGGCGCCAAGATCGGCGTTGGATCTATGCCGCCTATGACGATGGGACCTGGGAGGTCTTTGAAGATACCTGGGAAGAGGGTGATCCTTCTCTCGATCCAGAACTGACACCTCCAGCGGGCATGCTCCAGCCACAGGGACGGCTAGGCAAAGTGTGGCGGGAGCAGCCCCACGTGCAGGGGCGGTTGGGCTGGGCTATCTCTGTCGAAGTCGCTTTTGAAGGAGTGTTTCAACCGTTTGAGCGAGGCGAACTCATTGCCTGGCCACCTGGGCAGATGTACGTCTTACTAGAAAGCCTGCGCCTTCGTATGCTGTCCCTTGAGCGCGGCAGCCAAATGAGACAAGACTTTTCTGAAGAGGCAAGACACCCCCTCAGGCTTCTCTAG
- a CDS encoding purine-nucleoside phosphorylase → MFTPDEFQAAAEAIRSRTRHRPTIGLVLGSGLSSLADYVQNADVIPYAEVPHFPVSTVEGHAGCLIVGQMAGPTVMVMQGRVHYYEGYSLQEVTFPIRVMRLLGIDLLVLTNAAGGVNPSFRAGDLMLITDHINLIGMAGLNPLRGPNNPAWGPRFLDMSNAYDRHLRLLTLEVARELDIPLHQGIYAGLSGPTFETPAEVRFLRLIGADAVGMSTVAETIVARHCGMRVLGISVISNAALAEPDIPGATSHEEVLEAGKAVAPRLARLILGVLPRLIGSPIS, encoded by the coding sequence ATCTTCACTCCGGATGAGTTCCAGGCAGCCGCCGAGGCGATCCGCTCGCGGACCCGTCATCGGCCGACAATTGGGTTGGTGCTCGGCTCTGGCCTTAGCAGCCTGGCCGATTACGTGCAAAATGCCGATGTTATCCCTTACGCCGAGGTCCCGCATTTTCCCGTGTCCACCGTCGAAGGGCATGCTGGATGCCTAATCGTTGGACAAATGGCCGGCCCAACGGTTATGGTAATGCAAGGGCGGGTGCACTACTACGAGGGGTACTCCTTACAGGAAGTTACCTTTCCCATCCGCGTGATGCGGCTTCTAGGGATTGACCTGTTGGTTCTGACGAACGCCGCCGGTGGGGTGAATCCCTCGTTTCGAGCTGGCGATTTGATGCTGATCACCGATCACATCAATCTGATCGGTATGGCTGGCCTTAACCCGTTGCGCGGCCCTAATAACCCGGCTTGGGGCCCGCGCTTTCTCGACATGTCCAACGCATACGATCGCCATTTGCGGCTGCTCACACTTGAGGTGGCGCGGGAGTTGGACATCCCGTTACATCAGGGCATCTATGCCGGCCTGTCCGGCCCCACGTTTGAGACGCCGGCCGAGGTTCGCTTCCTGCGTTTGATCGGCGCCGACGCCGTCGGCATGTCCACGGTGGCCGAGACAATCGTCGCTCGTCACTGTGGCATGCGCGTCCTGGGCATCTCCGTGATCAGCAACGCTGCCCTTGCTGAGCCGGATATCCCTGGCGCGACGAGCCACGAGGAAGTTCTGGAAGCGGGAAAGGCCGTTGCGCCGCGCCTCGCCCGCCTGATCTTAGGGGTCCTGCCGAGGTTGATAGGCTCGCCGATCAGTTAG
- a CDS encoding sigma-70 family RNA polymerase sigma factor yields the protein MDEQVLVEAAQQGDLAAFNSLIEMHQQRAYHLALRIVRDAESAADVTQEAFLKAFRRLHLFRGGSFRAWLLRIVMNACYDHLRRQRIRRALSLEELIASSDGNWPASALIEGPERMVLRQELGERLSQAIDRLPVALRVVLILSDVEGLSYPEIAAAMDIPLGTVKSRLSRARAAVRCELLNERVSPTLEHTYRRPLRPAKLLTP from the coding sequence ATGGACGAGCAGGTTCTGGTGGAAGCCGCCCAGCAGGGCGATTTAGCGGCCTTCAATTCGCTGATCGAAATGCACCAGCAGCGGGCATACCACCTCGCTCTGCGGATCGTCCGGGATGCCGAATCCGCTGCGGATGTCACACAAGAGGCTTTCCTGAAAGCGTTCCGTCGTCTTCACCTGTTCCGTGGCGGCTCCTTTCGTGCGTGGCTGTTGCGCATCGTCATGAACGCCTGTTATGACCACTTGCGGCGCCAACGGATTCGTCGCGCGCTTTCGTTGGAGGAGCTAATAGCTTCGTCCGATGGTAATTGGCCCGCTTCCGCCTTGATCGAGGGGCCTGAGCGGATGGTCCTACGCCAGGAGCTGGGCGAGCGACTGTCACAGGCGATTGATCGGCTGCCGGTGGCGCTGCGCGTGGTGTTGATTCTCTCCGATGTCGAAGGGTTATCGTATCCTGAGATTGCTGCGGCTATGGACATCCCGCTAGGCACGGTGAAATCGCGTTTGTCACGGGCCAGGGCTGCCGTCCGCTGTGAGCTGCTGAACGAGCGAGTCTCTCCGACTCTGGAGCATACTTATCGCCGGCCTCTACGTCCAGCCAAGTTGTTAACTCCATAG
- a CDS encoding zinc ribbon domain-containing protein encodes MPVYEYECEACGLRFERVQHFSDDPLRTCPECEGPIHRIIHPVGIIFKGSGFYVTDSRAKSSRSVSNDKAWDSKDSDASSETATARMD; translated from the coding sequence ATGCCGGTTTACGAATACGAGTGTGAAGCCTGTGGTCTGCGATTTGAGCGTGTGCAGCACTTCTCAGATGATCCGCTGCGGACTTGTCCCGAATGCGAAGGTCCAATTCACCGCATAATCCATCCCGTGGGGATCATCTTTAAAGGCTCCGGCTTTTACGTCACCGATAGCCGCGCCAAATCATCGCGTAGCGTCAGCAATGATAAAGCTTGGGATTCCAAGGACTCTGACGCTTCATCGGAGACGGCTACCGCGCGCATGGACTGA
- a CDS encoding DUF3488 and transglutaminase-like domain-containing protein yields the protein MSRELSAQWQRPALGRGYDELHRVSAQDVGGWSTAFLLALLMLNLAWSISAAKWAEGLEVLQVILLGGLVVGILMACSRFDGAFPILHSLITGTAWVAYWVSTLIRGNFTPQQRVYEMVYRWYVWFQNAISGGASSDNLVFTLELAFLGWWLAFVAGWAVFREQRVWRAVVPIGIAMVVNAYYAGPKLTGYVLFYFFLALLLIVRVNLSHYEAWWRSAGIRYAPDIRFDFLRYGLAFSLIVILIAWALPAIRSSRWLEEILRPFQQPWHTVQDEWKRMFTSLNYPTTAAAPTFSKTLTLSGNRDVGDRVIMEVQTEGTERRYWRGIAYDTYTGRGWVNTDEHSLSFGPTNWPELPDFEMRKLVTQTITLLVPEGDMLFAAAMPAGASLPMRAEVTLLPPNPREFGTYEDAQRAQPVDISMMLSQEPLTEGVTYTTASMLSTVDIESLRKAGDAYPSYVTKRYLQVPDTLPARVRELAEEITAGYDNAYDKVTALESYLRQIEYNDQISPPPPGADGVDYFLFDIRAGYCDYYASAMAIMARAVGIPARIASGYAQGERIEELQVYRVRERDAHTWVEVFFPRYGWVEFEPTASQPLIERPERAPEPIEAGESLPPAPVPTGPPLMEDLLSRRGEDIGPLELPPVSSVTPWAGAVLAALVLLIAIFAGLGIRRRSSAMEPSLVERLYDRLLRWAARLGIALSPARTPYEEASIIAATVPEGQPYILKITEAYVHHRFGRRLPTLEELGSAAQSWQKLRSTLWKRWLRRWPKVLQRRERR from the coding sequence ATGTCTAGAGAATTGAGCGCGCAATGGCAAAGACCCGCTCTTGGGCGGGGATATGATGAGTTACACCGGGTATCGGCACAGGATGTCGGCGGATGGTCCACAGCATTTCTCCTGGCCCTGTTGATGCTCAACCTCGCCTGGTCTATCAGCGCTGCGAAGTGGGCCGAAGGGCTGGAAGTGCTTCAGGTGATCCTCCTGGGCGGCCTGGTTGTCGGCATCTTGATGGCCTGTAGCCGGTTTGATGGGGCGTTTCCGATCCTGCATAGCCTGATCACGGGGACTGCCTGGGTTGCCTACTGGGTTAGCACGCTGATCCGAGGGAACTTCACTCCTCAGCAACGGGTGTATGAGATGGTCTACCGCTGGTATGTGTGGTTTCAAAACGCGATCAGCGGCGGGGCCTCGAGCGATAACCTGGTGTTCACGCTGGAGTTAGCCTTTCTAGGATGGTGGCTAGCCTTTGTGGCAGGTTGGGCTGTATTTCGGGAACAACGGGTCTGGCGAGCAGTCGTGCCGATCGGCATTGCCATGGTCGTCAACGCGTACTATGCCGGGCCGAAGCTGACCGGCTACGTCCTCTTCTACTTCTTCTTGGCACTATTGCTGATCGTGCGCGTGAACCTGAGCCATTATGAAGCCTGGTGGCGCTCGGCCGGTATCCGATATGCTCCTGACATCCGCTTCGATTTCCTACGTTACGGGTTAGCCTTTTCGCTGATCGTGATCCTGATCGCCTGGGCATTACCCGCGATCCGTAGCAGCCGCTGGCTAGAGGAGATACTTAGGCCCTTTCAGCAACCGTGGCATACAGTCCAGGATGAGTGGAAGCGGATGTTTACCTCTCTGAACTACCCGACGACAGCGGCAGCGCCTACTTTCAGCAAAACGCTAACGCTCTCCGGCAACCGTGATGTCGGTGATCGGGTGATCATGGAAGTACAGACAGAGGGGACCGAACGGCGCTACTGGCGAGGCATCGCCTATGACACATACACAGGCCGCGGCTGGGTGAATACTGATGAGCACAGCCTCTCTTTTGGCCCGACCAACTGGCCGGAGCTGCCGGATTTTGAGATGCGCAAGCTGGTCACGCAGACGATCACCCTTCTTGTGCCGGAGGGAGACATGTTGTTCGCGGCCGCTATGCCCGCCGGCGCCTCTCTACCCATGCGCGCAGAGGTGACGTTGCTCCCACCAAACCCAAGGGAATTCGGCACTTACGAAGACGCGCAACGAGCACAGCCGGTGGATATCTCCATGATGCTTAGCCAAGAGCCGCTAACAGAGGGTGTGACCTATACCACTGCCTCAATGCTTAGTACAGTGGACATCGAGAGTTTGCGCAAAGCCGGCGATGCCTATCCCTCGTATGTGACAAAACGCTATCTGCAGGTCCCCGACACCCTGCCAGCGCGCGTGCGGGAGCTGGCGGAAGAGATCACTGCCGGCTACGATAACGCCTATGACAAGGTGACCGCCCTGGAGTCCTATCTACGTCAGATCGAGTACAACGATCAGATCTCGCCGCCCCCTCCTGGAGCTGACGGTGTGGACTATTTCCTGTTCGACATCCGTGCTGGTTATTGCGACTATTATGCCTCGGCGATGGCGATCATGGCCCGCGCGGTGGGTATTCCTGCCCGCATCGCCTCAGGGTATGCGCAGGGGGAGCGGATCGAGGAACTACAGGTATATCGTGTGCGTGAGCGTGATGCGCATACCTGGGTCGAGGTGTTCTTCCCCCGGTACGGCTGGGTGGAGTTCGAGCCCACTGCGTCTCAGCCGCTCATCGAGCGGCCTGAGCGGGCCCCAGAACCTATTGAGGCAGGGGAATCGCTGCCGCCTGCCCCCGTGCCTACGGGTCCACCTCTGATGGAAGATCTGCTATCCCGCCGCGGCGAGGACATCGGGCCATTGGAGCTACCCCCGGTGAGCTCCGTTACTCCTTGGGCGGGAGCAGTCTTGGCAGCGCTAGTGCTTTTGATCGCGATCTTCGCTGGCCTTGGGATCCGACGCCGTTCGTCGGCGATGGAGCCCAGCCTGGTCGAGCGGCTATACGATCGGCTATTGCGCTGGGCTGCGCGGCTGGGGATCGCGCTCTCACCAGCGCGCACCCCCTACGAGGAGGCTAGCATCATCGCGGCGACGGTGCCCGAGGGACAACCCTATATCCTGAAGATCACAGAAGCATATGTACATCACCGGTTCGGCCGACGCCTTCCGACGTTAGAGGAGCTGGGATCGGCGGCACAAAGCTGGCAGAAGCTCCGCTCCACCTTATGGAAGCGATGGCTTCGGCGCTGGCCGAAGGTGCTTCAGCGGCGCGAAAGGCGTTAG
- a CDS encoding ROK family protein produces MNQTATARVMRSVNRTAILDLIRQKSPIARSEIARQLHISLPTAMRIVNDLIAEDLVRYQGNRESTGGRPSALLTFNGKAYAVVGVDLGGARMFGTVADLSGTVQHEMYLPRKDHSPEENVERLCELIEKLLDAPRPSGQRIRGIGIGAPGLTLSPEGVVVWAPSLGWRDLPLKRILSDRFDVPVFVENDVNLAALGEWGFGAGRGTRNLVCISIGTGVGAGIILDGALYRGHHQAAGEIGYLLPGVEFLGRRYDQFGALESLASGTGIARRARELLEREGLPLPAGELSAEEVFAAARRGEPWAQKVVSDTVDYLSLAIVSVSTVLDPEVIVLGGGVARSADLLIEPILRRLDGVMLCVPRLVASPLGRRAAVMGAIMLVLNATTEHFVVRQLW; encoded by the coding sequence ATGAATCAGACCGCTACTGCCAGGGTGATGCGGAGCGTCAACCGCACCGCGATTCTGGACCTCATCCGGCAAAAGAGCCCTATCGCCCGCTCTGAGATCGCGCGCCAGTTGCACATCAGCCTCCCCACCGCAATGCGCATCGTGAATGACCTCATCGCCGAAGACCTGGTACGCTATCAGGGCAACCGCGAATCCACCGGGGGACGTCCCAGCGCCTTGTTGACGTTTAACGGCAAAGCGTACGCGGTGGTCGGCGTGGATCTGGGAGGCGCTCGCATGTTCGGCACGGTGGCCGATCTGTCCGGCACGGTGCAGCATGAGATGTATCTTCCCCGCAAGGATCATAGCCCCGAAGAGAATGTAGAGCGGCTATGCGAATTGATTGAAAAGCTATTGGATGCGCCGCGGCCGTCTGGGCAGCGCATTCGCGGCATCGGCATCGGCGCGCCTGGCCTTACGTTGAGCCCAGAGGGTGTTGTCGTGTGGGCACCCAGCCTGGGTTGGCGTGATCTCCCCCTCAAACGCATCCTCAGCGATCGCTTCGACGTGCCGGTGTTTGTGGAGAACGACGTGAACCTGGCAGCCTTGGGCGAGTGGGGTTTTGGGGCGGGAAGGGGCACCCGTAATCTGGTCTGTATCTCCATAGGCACGGGCGTAGGGGCCGGTATCATCCTCGACGGCGCGTTGTATCGTGGCCACCATCAGGCAGCTGGCGAGATCGGCTATTTGCTACCGGGGGTCGAGTTCCTGGGGCGCCGCTACGATCAGTTCGGCGCATTGGAGAGCCTCGCCTCAGGGACTGGGATCGCCCGACGGGCGCGTGAGCTGCTGGAGCGAGAAGGGCTCCCCCTGCCGGCGGGTGAGCTGAGCGCCGAGGAAGTCTTCGCGGCGGCCCGCCGGGGGGAACCCTGGGCGCAGAAGGTGGTCAGCGATACGGTGGACTATTTAAGCCTGGCGATCGTCAGCGTGAGCACGGTTCTCGATCCGGAGGTCATTGTCCTAGGCGGAGGTGTGGCTCGCTCGGCCGATCTGTTGATCGAGCCGATCCTGCGCCGGTTGGATGGCGTCATGCTGTGCGTCCCCCGGCTGGTAGCATCGCCGTTAGGACGGCGGGCGGCTGTGATGGGAGCCATTATGCTCGTCTTGAACGCGACGACGGAGCATTTTGTAGTCAGGCAACTGTGGTGA
- a CDS encoding extracellular solute-binding protein yields the protein MNAVLRVTSILALLAVLTACVPPTPIAREAEAPPATPTPAVEVVTLQIWDIWTAETDSQVIETLHQEFEAAHPGVKINRVVKAFEDMKATAKLALSSPDGPDVAQINQGEPDMGALVKAGLLVNLTPLAEQYGWFEKISPGIVARNSFTADGKVFGEGNLYGMPPTAELVGVYYRKDIFAELGLSIPKTFAEFEAILETLKGAGHVPITFGNLDGWPAVHTYGEIQNVLLGAEGRQYLDDLIYARGNVGWDVPVNVAAAAKLQEWVKQGYFTPGFEGISYDDSWSLFNNGQGAMMLTGSWMSSTFAAGPYGDKMGFFLVPPETEGGRKLSIGGTSTAYAIRVGSPHVDLAAQYIDWMMSDRAAELWLQNKTVPVQPVDPALVAPGTLFADLVSAWNFMNETDAVGHYLDWATPTFYDTITAALQELLALRITPEEFVQKLQADYAAFLEEKASR from the coding sequence ATGAACGCTGTTCTGAGGGTTACAAGCATTTTGGCGCTGTTGGCAGTCCTGACCGCCTGCGTTCCCCCGACACCGATAGCTCGAGAAGCGGAAGCCCCCCCTGCCACTCCCACGCCTGCGGTCGAAGTCGTCACCCTTCAGATCTGGGACATCTGGACAGCCGAAACGGATAGCCAAGTGATCGAGACCCTCCATCAAGAGTTCGAGGCGGCGCACCCCGGGGTCAAGATCAACCGCGTCGTTAAGGCGTTTGAGGACATGAAGGCCACGGCCAAACTGGCTTTGAGCAGCCCAGATGGGCCTGATGTCGCTCAGATCAATCAGGGCGAGCCGGACATGGGCGCTTTGGTCAAGGCTGGTCTGCTGGTGAATTTGACCCCGCTTGCGGAGCAATACGGCTGGTTTGAGAAGATCTCCCCAGGCATTGTGGCGCGCAATAGCTTCACCGCAGATGGCAAAGTGTTCGGTGAGGGCAACCTCTACGGGATGCCGCCTACAGCGGAACTGGTGGGGGTGTACTACCGAAAGGACATCTTCGCCGAGCTAGGGCTCAGCATCCCCAAGACCTTCGCCGAGTTTGAGGCGATCCTGGAAACGCTGAAAGGCGCTGGGCATGTTCCTATCACCTTTGGCAACTTGGACGGCTGGCCGGCTGTTCACACCTATGGCGAGATCCAGAACGTGCTGCTGGGAGCTGAGGGACGCCAGTATCTGGACGACTTGATCTACGCCCGCGGGAACGTCGGCTGGGACGTGCCGGTGAATGTAGCCGCTGCCGCCAAGCTTCAGGAATGGGTGAAGCAGGGATACTTCACCCCAGGCTTCGAGGGCATCAGCTATGATGATTCGTGGTCGCTGTTCAACAATGGTCAAGGGGCCATGATGCTCACCGGGAGCTGGATGAGCAGCACGTTCGCAGCCGGGCCTTACGGGGATAAAATGGGATTCTTCTTGGTCCCACCGGAAACTGAGGGCGGGCGTAAGCTTTCCATCGGCGGCACTTCCACGGCATATGCCATTCGCGTTGGTTCACCTCACGTGGACCTGGCCGCCCAGTACATTGACTGGATGATGTCGGACAGGGCTGCCGAACTATGGCTGCAGAACAAGACGGTGCCCGTGCAGCCAGTGGACCCCGCTTTGGTGGCACCGGGCACCCTCTTCGCCGATCTGGTGAGCGCCTGGAATTTCATGAACGAGACGGACGCTGTGGGACACTACCTGGACTGGGCCACGCCTACCTTCTATGACACCATCACTGCTGCGCTGCAGGAACTGCTGGCATTACGGATTACCCCAGAAGAGTTTGTACAAAAGCTGCAAGCGGACTATGCTGCCTTCCTGGAGGAGAAAGCAAGTCGCTGA
- a CDS encoding FHA domain-containing protein translates to MSFGGQGRLVVLNGPNAGQSYTLAQPCVRLGRAPGNDIILQDQFASRQHAEIVWQDGRYRIRDLGSKNGVWINGQRVQEAWLEDGCLLQLAETQFRFHDPAATLTQPAVAAVSRRGLWVDLERREVWVDGKRVDPPLSPTQFDLLLFLWRARGRVVSKDELAQHIWAAEEGAVCDGTVDRMVSRLRARLGDQAHLPRFIHTVRGFGFRLETE, encoded by the coding sequence ATGAGCTTTGGAGGACAAGGGCGACTGGTGGTATTGAACGGCCCGAATGCCGGACAGAGTTACACCCTGGCCCAGCCATGCGTACGCCTGGGCCGGGCTCCTGGCAACGACATTATCCTGCAGGATCAATTCGCCTCTCGCCAGCACGCCGAGATCGTCTGGCAGGATGGCCGTTATCGGATTCGCGATTTGGGGAGCAAGAACGGCGTCTGGATCAACGGCCAGCGCGTGCAGGAGGCGTGGCTAGAAGATGGATGCCTGCTGCAATTGGCTGAAACGCAGTTCCGGTTTCACGATCCTGCCGCCACGTTGACTCAGCCGGCCGTCGCAGCCGTCTCCCGACGCGGCCTGTGGGTGGATCTGGAGAGGCGCGAGGTATGGGTAGATGGCAAGCGAGTGGACCCGCCGCTATCGCCAACGCAGTTTGACCTTCTCCTCTTCCTCTGGCGGGCGCGCGGGCGCGTGGTCAGCAAGGACGAGCTGGCACAGCATATCTGGGCGGCGGAGGAGGGCGCAGTTTGCGATGGCACGGTTGATCGGATGGTGAGCCGGCTGCGCGCCCGGCTGGGCGATCAGGCTCACCTGCCCCGTTTTATTCACACCGTGCGCGGCTTTGGCTTCCGCCTGGAGACGGAATAA